From the Hevea brasiliensis isolate MT/VB/25A 57/8 chromosome 15, ASM3005281v1, whole genome shotgun sequence genome, one window contains:
- the LOC110650594 gene encoding uncharacterized protein LOC110650594 isoform X2, whose product MSFSLARFFLQIGNSSKAANISSSNYGYLLSTPNTRKFTAIPTTRAHKSIEELLVVVGGGAAGVYGAIRAKTVAPNLNVVVMEKGKPLSKVKVSGGGRCNVTNGHCSDHMILAEHYPRGHRELKGSFFNTHGPVDTMSWFSDHGVALKIEDDGRVFPTSNSSSSIIDCLLTEAKHKGVSLQTGKVVINASVDAGGKFHLKIEKRTVFESVEADYLLIASGSSRQGYSLATQLGHSIVDPVPSLFTFKIEDSLLAELSGVTFPKVEAKLKLENVQRNIPYLKQVGPMLVTHWGLSGPVILRLSAWGARDLFTSGYKGMLIVDFIPDLHIEDIKSILSQHKNKFAKQKAVNSFPSEFGLAKRFWKYILDRESLIGDTLWASISNNFIISIADLLKHCTFSIKGKGQFKDEFVTAGGVPLSEIYLNTMESKICPRLFFAGEVLNVDGVTGGFNFQNAWSGGYIAGTSIGELAAIEDTQKEGVL is encoded by the exons ATGAGCTTCAGTTTAGCGCGCTTCTTCCTCCaaattggaaattcttcaaaagctGCAAATATCAGCAGCAGCAACTATGGCTATCTGCTTTCAACTCCCAACACACGCAAATTTACCGCGATTCCCACCACCAGAGCTCATAAG TCGATTGAGGAGCTGCTGGTGGTGGTTGGAGGCGGCGCTGCTGGGGTGTATGGGGCAATTAGAGCCAAGACTGTGGCACCTAATCTTAATGTGGTGGTTATGGAGAAGGGAAAGCCTCTATCCAAg GTGAAAGTATCTGGGGGAGGCAGATGCAATGTCACAAATGGGCATTGTTCTGACCATATG ATTTTGGCAGAACATTATCCTAGGGGTCATAGAGAATTGAAAGGATCTTTCTTCAACACACATGGCCCAGTGGATACCATGTCCTGGTTTTCTGATCATGGGGTAGCACTGAAG ATTGAGGATGATGGAAGGGTGTTTCCCACCAGCAATAGCTCGTCTTCAATTATTGATTGTCTTCTAACCGAGGCAAAGCACAAGGGAG TTTCTCTACAAACTGGAAAAGTTGTAATAAATGCTTCTGTTGATGCTGGTGGAAAGTTTCATCTGAAGATTGAGAAACGTACAGTTTTTGAATCTGTTGAAGCTGATTATCTATTGATTGCGAGCGGGAGTAGCCGACAG GGTTATAGTCTTGCAACTCAGCTTGGCCATTCAATTGTGGATCCAGTACCAAGTTTATTTACTTTCAAGATTGAAGATTCATTGCTTGCAGAGTTGTCAGGG GTTACATTTCCTAAAGTTGAAGCCAAGCTGAAATTAGAAAATGTCCAAAGGAATATTCCATACCTTAAACAG GTTGGGCCTATGCTAGTTACACATTGGGGACTCAGTGGGCCAGTAATTCTCCGGTTATCTGCTTGGGGTGCTCGTGATCTGTTTACTTCAGGTTACAAAG GCATGCTTATAGTGGATTTTATACCTGATTTGCATATAGAAGACATAAAGTCAATCCTCAGTCAACACAAGAATAAATTTGCG AAGCAAAAAGCAGTCAATTCATTTCCTTCAGAATTTGGCCTTGCAAAGAgattttggaaatatatattggatCGTGAG AGTTTAATTGGAGATACCTTATGGGCTTCCATATCAAATAACTTTATCATTTCTATTGCCGATCTTTTGAAACATTGTACATTTAGCATAAAAGGAAAG GGGCAATTTAAGGATGAGTTCGTCACTGCTGGAGGAGTTCCTTTGTCCGAG ATCTACTTGAACACAATGGAAAGCAAGATATGTCCGCGGCTATTCTTTGCAGGAGAG GTACTGAATGTTGATGGGGTGACTGGTGGTTTTAATTTCCAG AATGCATGGTCTGGTGGATACATTGCCGGTACAAGCATAGGTGAACTAGCAGCAATTGAAGATACTCAAAAAGAGGGAGTTTTATGA
- the LOC110650594 gene encoding uncharacterized protein LOC110650594 isoform X1 — MSFSLARFFLQIGNSSKAANISSSNYGYLLSTPNTRKFTAIPTTRAHKSIEELLVVVGGGAAGVYGAIRAKTVAPNLNVVVMEKGKPLSKVKVSGGGRCNVTNGHCSDHMILAEHYPRGHRELKGSFFNTHGPVDTMSWFSDHGVALKIEDDGRVFPTSNSSSSIIDCLLTEAKHKGVSLQTGKVVINASVDAGGKFHLKIEKRTVFESVEADYLLIASGSSRQGYSLATQLGHSIVDPVPSLFTFKIEDSLLAELSGVTFPKVEAKLKLENVQRNIPYLKQVGPMLVTHWGLSGPVILRLSAWGARDLFTSGYKGMLIVDFIPDLHIEDIKSILSQHKNKFAKQKAVNSFPSEFGLAKRFWKYILDRESLIGDTLWASISNNFIISIADLLKHCTFSIKGKGQFKDEFVTAGGVPLSEIYLNTMESKICPRLFFAGEVLNVDGVTGGFNFQNAWSGGYIAGTSIVPGAITLSGPRPFKVYTRRRNEGRDKECTTLLQIDKESTTQLEMDVGEKYGGRNTWLKAVTVMGAKQNIRDEE, encoded by the exons ATGAGCTTCAGTTTAGCGCGCTTCTTCCTCCaaattggaaattcttcaaaagctGCAAATATCAGCAGCAGCAACTATGGCTATCTGCTTTCAACTCCCAACACACGCAAATTTACCGCGATTCCCACCACCAGAGCTCATAAG TCGATTGAGGAGCTGCTGGTGGTGGTTGGAGGCGGCGCTGCTGGGGTGTATGGGGCAATTAGAGCCAAGACTGTGGCACCTAATCTTAATGTGGTGGTTATGGAGAAGGGAAAGCCTCTATCCAAg GTGAAAGTATCTGGGGGAGGCAGATGCAATGTCACAAATGGGCATTGTTCTGACCATATG ATTTTGGCAGAACATTATCCTAGGGGTCATAGAGAATTGAAAGGATCTTTCTTCAACACACATGGCCCAGTGGATACCATGTCCTGGTTTTCTGATCATGGGGTAGCACTGAAG ATTGAGGATGATGGAAGGGTGTTTCCCACCAGCAATAGCTCGTCTTCAATTATTGATTGTCTTCTAACCGAGGCAAAGCACAAGGGAG TTTCTCTACAAACTGGAAAAGTTGTAATAAATGCTTCTGTTGATGCTGGTGGAAAGTTTCATCTGAAGATTGAGAAACGTACAGTTTTTGAATCTGTTGAAGCTGATTATCTATTGATTGCGAGCGGGAGTAGCCGACAG GGTTATAGTCTTGCAACTCAGCTTGGCCATTCAATTGTGGATCCAGTACCAAGTTTATTTACTTTCAAGATTGAAGATTCATTGCTTGCAGAGTTGTCAGGG GTTACATTTCCTAAAGTTGAAGCCAAGCTGAAATTAGAAAATGTCCAAAGGAATATTCCATACCTTAAACAG GTTGGGCCTATGCTAGTTACACATTGGGGACTCAGTGGGCCAGTAATTCTCCGGTTATCTGCTTGGGGTGCTCGTGATCTGTTTACTTCAGGTTACAAAG GCATGCTTATAGTGGATTTTATACCTGATTTGCATATAGAAGACATAAAGTCAATCCTCAGTCAACACAAGAATAAATTTGCG AAGCAAAAAGCAGTCAATTCATTTCCTTCAGAATTTGGCCTTGCAAAGAgattttggaaatatatattggatCGTGAG AGTTTAATTGGAGATACCTTATGGGCTTCCATATCAAATAACTTTATCATTTCTATTGCCGATCTTTTGAAACATTGTACATTTAGCATAAAAGGAAAG GGGCAATTTAAGGATGAGTTCGTCACTGCTGGAGGAGTTCCTTTGTCCGAG ATCTACTTGAACACAATGGAAAGCAAGATATGTCCGCGGCTATTCTTTGCAGGAGAG GTACTGAATGTTGATGGGGTGACTGGTGGTTTTAATTTCCAG AATGCATGGTCTGGTGGATACATTGCCGGTACAAGCATAG TCCCAGGTGCTATTACTCTTTCTGGCCCAAGACCATTCAAAGTTTATACTAGAAGGAGGAACGAAGGAAGAGACAAGGAGTGTACTACACTGCTGCAAATAGACAAGGAGAGTACTACACAGCTGGAAATGGACGTTGGAGAGAAATATGGAGGAAGGAACACGTGGCTGAAAGCAGTTACAGTAATGGGAGCAAAGCAGAATATAAGGGATGAAGAATAG